The sequence TGATAGGAAGAGCCAACATCGAAGTATCAAAAAGCAACGTCGCTATGAACGGTTGGCTGCCACAAGCCAGTTATCCCTGTGGTAACTTTTCTGACACCTCTAGCTTCGATTTCCTTAGGTCTAAAGGATCATTAGGCCTCGCTTTCATGATTCGTATTCGTACTGGAAATCAGAATCAAATGAGCTTTTACCCTTCTGTTCCACACGAGATTTCTGTTCTCGTTGAGCTCATCTTAGGACACCTGCGTTATCTTTTAACAGATGTGCCACCCCAGCCAAACTCCCCACCTGACAATGTCTTCCGCCCGGATCGGCCCGAAGAGCGAG comes from Capsicum annuum cultivar UCD-10X-F1 unplaced genomic scaffold, UCD10Xv1.1 ctg70430, whole genome shotgun sequence and encodes:
- the LOC124894138 gene encoding uncharacterized protein LOC124894138; protein product: MAPRCLGATVPWCHHGRPLYVRRRSSLEASPALHSKGKTNLPHDGLNPAHVPDWWVNNPTLGEFCFTMIGRANIEVSKSNVAMNGWLPQASYPCGNFSDTSSFDFLRSKGSLGLAFMIRIRTGNQNQMSFYPSVPHEISVLVELILGHLRYLLTDVPPQPNSPPDNVFRPDRPEERALGPKRGAVPHFRFTA